From a region of the Hallerella porci genome:
- a CDS encoding DUF4372 domain-containing protein yields MTIVQFAIKNKLKSTMESRNFTGQPIYAQITKYLSKGEILRQSRSVGGERYVKKFDGFQHLLVLLFAVFKNYRSLREILTGVNTEARHLWHAGFTGPLKMSTFSDANNRRPCKFFEAVYKSLYEKFGRFLPD; encoded by the coding sequence TTGACTATTGTTCAGTTTGCAATCAAAAACAAGCTCAAAAGCACCATGGAAAGTAGAAATTTTACCGGACAGCCGATATACGCACAAATCACAAAATACCTCTCTAAAGGCGAAATTCTGAGGCAATCCCGCAGCGTTGGCGGGGAACGCTATGTCAAGAAGTTCGACGGGTTCCAGCACCTGCTCGTGCTGTTGTTCGCTGTATTCAAAAATTACAGGTCCCTGCGCGAAATCCTTACGGGAGTGAACACGGAAGCGAGGCACCTGTGGCACGCCGGGTTCACGGGACCGCTGAAGATGAGCACTTTTTCCGACGCGAACAACAGACGCCCCTGCAAGTTCTTCGAGGCCGTCTACAAGTCGCTCTACGAAAAGTTCGGCCGTTTTTTACCGGACAG